The Aphelocoma coerulescens isolate FSJ_1873_10779 chromosome 2, UR_Acoe_1.0, whole genome shotgun sequence genome contains a region encoding:
- the PTK2 gene encoding focal adhesion kinase 1 isoform X6: MRMESRRQVTVSWDSGGSDEAPPKPSRPGYPSPRSSEGFYPSPQHMVQPNHYQVSGYPGSHGIPAIAGSIYPGQASLLDQADSWNHRPQEISVWQPNMEDSGTLDIRGMSQVLPTHLMEERLIRQQQEMEEDQRWLEKEERFLKPDVRLSRGSIDREDGGLQGPAGNQHIYQPVGKPDHAAPPKKPPRPGAPGHLGSLASLNSPVDSYNEGVKVQSEELKETPSAPGASVLGQLRAAAGPGGGCGEHGEPEPLPASWEEAEPHLLGKGGSAAPLCLQIQPQEISPPPTANLDRSNDKVYENVTGLVKAVIEMSSKIQPAPPEEYVPMVKEVGLALRTLLATVDETLPVLPASTHREIEMAQKLLNSDLAELINKMKLAQQYVMTSLQQEYKKQMLTAAHALAVDAKNLLDVIDQARLKISQSRPH; the protein is encoded by the exons ATGAGAATGGAATCCAGGCGACAAGTCACGGTATCCTGGGACTCAGGAGGATCAGATGAAGCTCCTCCCAAG CCCAGTAGACCTGGGTACCCTAGTCCCAGATCCAGTGAAGGGTTTTATCCAAGTCCACAGCATATGGTACAGCCAAATCATTACCAG GTGTCTGGCTACCCTGGTTCCCATGGGATACCAGCCATAGCAGGCAGCATTTATCCTGGGCAGGCTTCTCTCCTGGATCAAGCAGATTCCTGGAACCATCGGCCTCAGGAAATATCAGTGTGGCAACCAAACATGGAG GATTCAGGCACTTTGGACATCCGAGGGATGAGCCAGGTTCTACCCACACACCTCATGGAGGAGAGGTTGATACGACAGCAACAGGAGATGGAAGAAGATCAGCGCTGGCTTGAAAAAGAGGAACGGTTCCTG AAACCCGACGTGCGGCTCTCCAGAGGCAGCATCGACCGGGAGGACGGAGGTCTCCAGGGCCCA gcTGGTAACCAGCACATATATCAGCCTGTGGGAAAACCAG ATCACGCAGCTCCGCCAAAGAAGCCTCCGCGCCCCGGAGCCCCCGGGCACCTGGGCAGCCTCGCCAGCCTCAACAGCCCTGTGGACAGCTACAATGAGGGTGTGAAG GTTCAGTCAGAAGAACTAAAAGAAACTCCGTCAGCCCCTGGAGCCAGCGTGCTCGGCCAGCTCAGggcagcagcggggccgggcgggggctgTGGGGAACACGGGGAGCCTGAGCCCCTCCCGGCAAGTTGGGAAGAGGCTGAGCCCCATCTGCTGGGCAAGGGAGGTTCAGCAGCCCCTCTCTGCTTGCAGATTCAGCCGCAGGAGATCAGCCCTCCTCCCACGGCCAACCTGGACCGCTCCAATGACAAAGTCTACGAGAACGTGACCGGGCTGGTGAAGGCGGTGATAGAAATGTCCAGTAAAATACAGCCGGCTCCGCCCGAGGAGTACGTGCCCATGGTGAAG GAGGTTGGTTTGGCACTAAGAACTTTACTGGCAACAGTAGATGAgaccctcccagtgctccctgcAAGCACCCACAGAGAG ATCGAGATGGCACAGAAGCTGCTGAACTCGGACCTGGCTGAGCTCATCAACAAGATGAAGCTGGCCCAGCAGTACGTTATGACCAGCCTGCAGCAGGAGTACAAGAAGCAAATGCTGACGGCTGCTCACGCCCTGGCTGTGGATGCCAAAAACCTGCTGGATGTTATTGATCAAGCCAGACTGAAAATCAGCCAGTCCAGACCACACTAA